From the genome of Prevotella herbatica, one region includes:
- a CDS encoding GxxExxY protein, which yields MTENEISYKIEEAILKVYDELGPGLLEPVYEAALCYQMKKYRMTKSNLVKCICRKYYLCKRFKGRQLL from the coding sequence ATGACAGAAAACGAAATATCATATAAGATAGAAGAAGCCATATTAAAAGTCTACGATGAATTAGGTCCGGGATTACTCGAACCCGTCTATGAGGCAGCTCTTTGCTATCAAATGAAAAAATATAGAATGACGAAAAGTAATTTAGTTAAATGCATTTGCAGAAAGTATTATCTTTGCAAAAGATTTAAAGGTAGACAGTTATTATAA